In Lentimicrobiaceae bacterium, a genomic segment contains:
- a CDS encoding class I SAM-dependent methyltransferase encodes MEKIEQCPVCGSKQFQNFLKTKDFFLTREEFTIQKCSLCGLLLTNSRPEIGKIGNYYNSPDYISHSDDNKSLFDVVYKTVRKYTHHRKYLLVKKNTDGNAILDIGCATGEFLNEFKKRGWTTQGIEPSKKAQHFARENYGIEVNDECTIDGFLAGSFDVITMWHVLEHVANLEERILQIKRILKKNGTLIIAVPNSEAPDAKIYEKYWAAYDVPRHFYHFSKSSIKTLFKKYNFEIQEVLPMKLDAFYVSILSEKYKRGKNNYLKAFLNGLKSNCQAKRKNNYSSLIFVIKNKN; translated from the coding sequence ATGGAAAAGATAGAACAATGCCCAGTTTGTGGATCGAAACAATTTCAAAACTTTCTTAAAACCAAAGATTTTTTTTTGACCAGAGAAGAATTTACAATTCAAAAATGTAGCTTATGTGGCCTTCTTTTAACCAATTCTCGCCCGGAAATAGGCAAAATAGGCAATTATTATAATTCTCCAGACTATATATCGCATTCCGATGATAATAAAAGTTTATTTGATGTAGTTTATAAAACAGTACGAAAATATACACATCATCGAAAATATCTATTGGTTAAAAAAAATACCGATGGAAATGCAATTCTGGATATAGGCTGTGCTACGGGTGAGTTTTTGAATGAGTTTAAAAAAAGAGGTTGGACGACTCAGGGGATAGAACCCAGCAAGAAGGCACAGCACTTTGCAAGAGAAAATTATGGAATCGAAGTAAATGATGAATGTACTATTGATGGTTTTTTGGCTGGTTCGTTCGATGTGATTACAATGTGGCATGTTTTAGAACATGTGGCAAATTTGGAAGAACGGATTTTGCAAATAAAGAGAATATTGAAGAAAAATGGGACATTAATTATCGCAGTACCAAATTCAGAAGCACCAGATGCTAAAATTTATGAAAAATATTGGGCGGCTTACGATGTACCAAGGCACTTTTATCATTTTAGCAAATCATCAATAAAAACACTTTTTAAAAAATATAATTTCGAAATTCAAGAAGTATTGCCAATGAAATTGGATGCATTTTACGTAAGCATATTAAGCGAAAAATATAAAAGGGGAAAGAACAATTATTTGAAAGCATTTTTAAATGGACTGAAATCAAATTGTCAGGCAAAAAGAAAAAATAATTATTCTAGCCTGATTTTTGTGATTAAAAATAAAAACTAA